One genomic segment of Mangifera indica cultivar Alphonso chromosome 6, CATAS_Mindica_2.1, whole genome shotgun sequence includes these proteins:
- the LOC123218582 gene encoding transcription factor MYB1-like has protein sequence MGRSPCCAKEGLNRGAWTASEDKMLTEYIKVHGEGKWRNVPKRAGLKRCGKSCRLRWLNYLRPGIKRGNISRDEEELIIRLHKLLGNRWSLIAGRLPGRTDNEIKNYWNTNIGKRLQDHHQTNSSSNTRRASYQYQESVEKSPSKRPKIDKDSNLIWTKASKCNKVVISPLEPQNFDQVVDSKQQAAAAVGSVVVKNNNKDDVKGGEALLEFNIQENNLSDFMMDLQMDEHLLSFLNSDFSQLSYLENNINNGGPSGTTTINCPVDKGPSADDPESNQILLFCEDKKKLHDSDFLTMDSLIGSEFEWFQD, from the exons ATGGGAAGGAGTCCGTGCTGTGCAAAAGAAGGGTTGAATAGAGGAGCATGGACAGCTTCAGAAGATAAAATGCTGACCGAGTATATTAAAGTTCATGGtgaaggaaaatggagaaaTGTACCCAAAAGAGCAG GATTGAAAAGATGTGGGAAAAGTTGCAGATTGAGATGGTTGAATTATCTGAGACCTGGTATTAAGAGAGGCAACATTAGTCGGGATGAAGAGGAACTGATAATCAGGCTGCACAAGCTCCTTGGAAACAG GTGGTCTTTAATTGCTGGGAGGCTTCCAGGGCGAACAGACAATGAAATCAAGAACTACTGGAACACCAATATTGGAAAAAGATTACAAGACCACCATCAAACCAACTCTTCATCAAATACTAGAAGAGCTTCATATCAGTACCAAGAATCGGTCGAAAAATCGCCATCGAAGCGTCCCAAGATTGATAAAGATTCCAATTTGATCTGGACAAAAGCTTCAAAGTGTAACAAAGTGGTCATTAGTCCTTTAGAGCCACAAAATTTTGACCAAGTCGTTGACAGTAAGCAACAAGCCGCGGCAGCCGTAGGGTCAGTGgtggtaaaaaataataataaagatgatGTGAAGGGAGGTGAAGCATTACTGGAATTCAATATTCAGGAGAATAATCTATCGGATTTCATGATGGATTTGCAGATGGACGAGCATTTACTATCATTTCTCAACTCAGATTTCTCACAATTATCATATTTggaaaataatatcaacaatggAGGTCCTAGTGGCACCACGACAATTAATTGCCCAGTTGACAAAGGCCCTTCAGCTGATGATCCGGAATCTAATCAAatccttttgttttgtgaagacaAGAAGAAGCTCCATGACTCGGATTTTCTCACGATGGATTCATTAATCGGCTCCGAATTTGAATGGTTTCAAGACTAA
- the LOC123217964 gene encoding ubiquitin-like protein ATG12B isoform X2, with product MATESPSSARKVVVHFRATGGAPILKQAKFKISGADKFAKVIDFLCRHLGRETLVFINNNFGFDGKLIVNYACSMAWG from the exons ATGGCGACTGAGTCCCCGAGCTCTGCTCGAAAAG TTGTTGTTCACTTTAGAGCCACTGGCGGTGCTCCAATACTTAAGCAGGCCAAGTTCAAG ATCTCAGGAGCTGACAAGTTTGCAAAAGTAATTGATTTCCTATGCCGACATCTTGGCCGAGAGACCTTggtatttattaataat AATTTTGGTTTTGATGGTAAGTTGATTGTCAATTATGCCTGCTCCATGGCATGGGGCTAA
- the LOC123217964 gene encoding ubiquitin-like protein ATG12B isoform X3: protein MATESPSSARKVVVHFRATGGAPILKQAKFKISGADKFAKVIDFLCRHLGRETLNFGFDGKLIVNYACSMAWG from the exons ATGGCGACTGAGTCCCCGAGCTCTGCTCGAAAAG TTGTTGTTCACTTTAGAGCCACTGGCGGTGCTCCAATACTTAAGCAGGCCAAGTTCAAG ATCTCAGGAGCTGACAAGTTTGCAAAAGTAATTGATTTCCTATGCCGACATCTTGGCCGAGAGACCTTg AATTTTGGTTTTGATGGTAAGTTGATTGTCAATTATGCCTGCTCCATGGCATGGGGCTAA
- the LOC123217964 gene encoding ubiquitin-like protein ATG12 isoform X1 produces MATESPSSARKVVVHFRATGGAPILKQAKFKISGADKFAKVIDFLCRHLGRETLFVYVNSAFSPNPDELVIDLYNNFGFDGKLIVNYACSMAWG; encoded by the exons ATGGCGACTGAGTCCCCGAGCTCTGCTCGAAAAG TTGTTGTTCACTTTAGAGCCACTGGCGGTGCTCCAATACTTAAGCAGGCCAAGTTCAAG ATCTCAGGAGCTGACAAGTTTGCAAAAGTAATTGATTTCCTATGCCGACATCTTGGCCGAGAGACCTTg TTTGTGTATGTTAACAGTGCATTCTCACCAAACCCAGATGAGCTAGTAATTGATCTGTATAAT AATTTTGGTTTTGATGGTAAGTTGATTGTCAATTATGCCTGCTCCATGGCATGGGGCTAA
- the LOC123217963 gene encoding transcription factor MYB114-like gives MPMKREVERRETSKNMITTKKVVNKGAWTAEEDRKLAEVIAAHGPKRWKTIAVKAGLNRCGKSCRLRWMNYLRPNIKRGNISDQEEDLILRLHKLLGNRWSLIAGRLPGRTDNEIKNYWNSHLSKKINQKEKQGGGSPSREAIINNPKGERIAGDVEKVNVHIVNEEKNNTSTSSGGEDSDIGFNVDEFFDFSNEDPLNLEWMNKFLEF, from the exons ATGCCAATGAAAAGAGAAGTTGAGCGACGTGAAACCAGTAAGAATATGATCACTACTAAGAAGGTAGTCAACAAGGGAGCTTGGACTGCTGAGGAAGATAGAAAATTGGCCGAGGTTATTGCAGCTCATGGCCCAAAAAGATGGAAGACCATTGCAGTTAAAGCAG GCCTAAATCGATGCGGTAAGAGTTGCAGACTCAGGTGGATGAACTATCTGAGACCAAATATCAAGAGAGGGAATATATCTGATCAAGAAGAAGACTTGATCCTTAGGCTACACAAACTTTTAGGCAAcag GTGGTCTTTGATAGCTGGAAGATTACCGGGTCGAACAGATAATGAGATAAAGAACTACTGGAATTCTCATTTGAGCAAGAAAATAAaccagaaagaaaaacaaggtGGTGGGTCACCATCTAGAGAAGCCATTATTAATAATCCTAAAGGTGAAAGAATTGCAGGAGATGTGGAGAAGGTCAATGTACACATAGtcaatgaagagaaaaataatacatCAACAAGTAGTGGAGGTGAAGACTCCGACATTGGGTTCAATGTTGATGAGTTCTTTGATTTCTCCAATGAGGATCCCCTAAACCTGGAATGGATGAACAAGTTTCTTGAATTCTGA